A portion of the Panthera tigris isolate Pti1 chromosome E1, P.tigris_Pti1_mat1.1, whole genome shotgun sequence genome contains these proteins:
- the TTYH2 gene encoding protein tweety homolog 2 isoform X2, with protein sequence MRVTGSAAVGVGFYGNSETNDGVYQLIYSLDNANHTFSGIDALVSGTTQKMEADLEQHLARLSEILAARGDYIQTLKFMQQMAGNIIVQLSGLPAWREVTAELTELADETGYVEYYRWLSYLLLFILDLLICLVACLGLARRSRGLLASMLCCGVLALLLSWTSLAADTAAAVGTSDFCSAPDTFILNITEDHIRTEVTRYYLYCSQSVSSPFQQALTIFQRSLTTMQIQVAGLLQFAVPLFPTAEKDLLGIQLLLNSSESGLHQLTAMLDCRGLHKDYLDALAGICYDGIEGLLYLGLFSLLAALAFSTMICAGPRAWKHFTTRDRDYDDIDGDDPFNPQARRIAAHNPPRGQLRSFCSYSSGLGSQTSLQPPAQTISNAPVSEYMNQAMLFGGNPRYENVPLIGRGSPPPTYSPSMRATYLSVADEHLRHYGNEFPA encoded by the exons gtATCCGGAACCACCCAGAAGATGGAGGCAGACCTAGAGCAGCACCTAGCTCGGCTCAGTGAGATCTTGGCTGCCCGGGGTGATTATATCCAGACGCTGAAGTTCATGCAGCAGATGGCGGGCAACATCATTGTCCAGCTGTCGGGGCTGCCGGCGTGGAGGGAGGTCACCGCAGAGCTGACCGAGCTGGCCGACGAGACCGGCTACGTGGAGTACTACAG ATGGCTTTCCtacctcctcctcttcatcctgGACCTGCTCATCTGCCTCGTCGCCTGCCTGGGACTGGCCAGGCGCTCCAGGGGTCTCTTGGCCTC GATGCTGTGCTGCGGGGTGCTGGCTCTGCTCCTCAGCTGGACGTCCTTGGCAGCCGACACAGCTGCAGCAGTG GGCACCAGTGACTTCTGCTCAGCTCCCGACACCTTCATCCTGAACATCACAGAGGACCACATCCGCACAG AGGTGACCCGTTACTACCTATATTGCAGTCAGAGCGTAAGCAGCCCCTTCCAGCAG GCACTGACCATCTTCCAGCGCTCGCTCACCACCATGCAGATCCAGGTGGCCGGTCTGCTACAGTTTGCCGTGCCCCTCTTCCCCACGGCGGAG AAAGACCTGCTCGGAATCCAGCTCCTGTTGAACTCGTCGGAGTCCGGCCTTCACCAGCTGACAGCCATGCTGGATTGCCGAGGGCTGCACaag gactACCTGGACGCCCTTGCTGGCATCTGCTACGACGGCATCGAGGGCTTGCTCTACCTCGGCCTCTTCTCCCTCCTGGCCGCCCTGGCCTTTTCCACCATGATCTGCGCGGGGCCGCGGGCCTGGAAGCACTTTACCACCAG GGACAGAGACTATGATGACATCGACGGTGACGACCCTTTCAACCCCCAGGCCCGACGCATCGCCGCTCACAACCCCCCTCGGGGGCAGCTTCGAAGCTTCTGCAGCTACAGCAGCGGCCTGGGCAGCCAGACCAGCCTGCAGCCCCCAGCACAGACCATCTCCAATGCCCCAGTCTCGGAATACAT GAACCAGGCCATGCTCTTCGGTGGTAACCCACGCTACGAGAACGTTCCGCTCATCGGAAgaggctcccctcctcccacg TATTCTCCCAGCATGAGGGCCACCTACCTGTCCGTGGCGGATGAGCACCTGAGGCACTACGGGAATGAGTTTCCAGCCTAA